In the Natrinema sp. CBA1119 genome, TTGCCACGCCGCTCTCGCCTGCGGGCATCACTACAGATCCTCCGGAAGCAGGAGTCTCATCCAGCCGTGGTCGACCAGCGCGTCGACGAACTCGTGAGGGGACTCCCCCTCCGCGGGGTGTCGACGCCGG is a window encoding:
- a CDS encoding acyl-CoA dehydrogenase family protein, with the protein product MVQPLRDAVELTESQRLVRSSVRNVCSDYDAECRRRHPAEGESPHEFVDALVDHGWMRLLLPEDL